CTCGAGGCTGAAAGAGGCCAGGATTCCTATTATAGCGGCGGTATCTGCTGGTTGTTTGGTTAAAACAGGCTTGTTGCCCACAGTAACGGTGACTGGTGTTCTGACAGTGTTTACACAACCATTTGAAGTACGGGTAGCCTGTACATAGTACGTAGTGGTAGCCGTGATAGTTGGCGTCGTAAATGGCAGACCACTGCCGCTAGTTCCCAGTTTAATGCCATCCGATGGGAGATCATACCAGTCGATCGTTGCATTAAGAGAAGTCGCCGTTAAATTAATAGTAGTAATACCCGTACAAATGATCGCCGGATCTGGTGTAACCACTGGTGAAGCTACCAGCTTTGTTGCATAATAGATATTTAAGGATGGATTAGATCCGGAGGTTGTTATTGTGATCGCATCAAAATTCTTCCCTGGTTTATATTTCACGTAAATAAGTCCACCTTCCACAACAACACTCAATGCAGAGGAACTGCTACCCAGTGTAACAACATCATTATTGCTGACACCACCATTCTCCGTGTTTATCTTAATATTGTTCAGCATACCGCTGGAAATGGTTGTATTGAGGATTCCTAGTTTCAGTTTAATGATATCGTCACTGGTACCGGCTTCAGGGAATTTAAGTGTTTGGAATATTGATCCGGGACTCGTTCCCACGAGCGTCATGAGGATACTATAGGTAGTACTGTCTTTGTCCGCGCCGTTGGTGGGGTTAAGCACTGTACAAAGAGAGCAGTCCATGGAGACGCCATTGGTTTGGGACGTAGCTACGTCGCATGGAAGATTAGCAACCTTCGTGGTAAAGCTGGCCGGATTATCATTGGCGGTAGCTGTCTGATAAAACGCATTGCCAGCGATGCCGCCAGTATTGTATTCCGCTACCATTACGGTATAGGAAGAGCCACCTGTAAGGCCTGAAATATTTACCGTGTTACCGGTGCCGGTATATACGCAGTACCAGCCGCTCGTGCCGATCTGGCCGCCGCTTTTGAAGATGGTATTTGCCGTGTATTCGATACCGTTAGCAGGAGCAGCATTGTCTGTTGCCTGTGCTTTTACAAATACTGCACGCTTTTCACCATTGCCGTTTGTCCAGCTGATAGTAGCGGTAGCATCTGTAATATTTGAAAGAACAATATTATTTGCTGGTGATGTTGGTGCGGTTACAATGTTGGCGAGATAAGTTTTTAATACGCTGGAATTAGCCAGGGCTGCCACCACATCGGTGCGGCCATCGCGGTTAAAATCTCCCGTAACAAAACTATAAGGTCTGTCTCCTGCGTCATTTACGGTGATACCAGCTGTATTAAAACCTCTGGGTCCGGGTGCACCATAATTGGCATAAGCATTTATAAAAGGTGCTGCGGTATTGCCTGTAATCAGGTCCGGATAGCCGTCGCCGTTAATATCTCCCACTGTTACAATGCTGCTGTTAGCAGATGGCATTGAGATTGCTGGCGCAAATGATGGCGAGCCGGAGAAGCTCGCATTGAGGTATACAAATACGTTAGCGGCATATTGAATAACTACATCCTGTTTGCCATCGCCATCAACATCTGCAATGCTGATATTCTGAGGGCGGGCAATGGTGCCGAACTGTGAAGGGGTGGCAAAGGAAATGTTGCCTGGAGTACTGGTATTACGCCAAACATAAAAGTAAGCTCTGTTAATATCGAGCGATACAATGTCTGGTTTATTATCTCCATCTATATCTACCAGCTTAGCGAATTGCTGAGAAAACCCAACAGGCCTGGAGTTTTGTAAAGTAGCTTTAACAAAGGCAAAGCTACCTTTGGCGGTACTGGTATTTCTTAATATAGCAATCTCTCCTGTAGAAACACTTGCGGTAAAGATATCTGCCAGGCCATCGCCATCGATATCAACACCATCTGTAAAATCAGAAGGGATACCAACAGGGAAGGTGCCGGCTACTGGCCAGTTACTCATCGTACCGGTATTGGCATATACGATCGCATCACCTGCGCTGTTGTTATAGCCAGGGAATACAACATCTATTTTACCATCGCCATCAAAGTCTGCAATTGCAGGTTGTCCGGTAGCTGAATAGCTGGAATTGGTAAATGGCTGTGTAGTTGTAGGAGTGAAGGAAAGCGCTTTATTACTGCTGCTGTTTGTGAAAAATTGAAAACTCAGCGGATTTAAAGCGAAGCCGAAATTAGCAGCCATCAGATCAGGTTTGCCATCATTATCAAAATCAGCAGATAACAGATAATATGGTTTGAAATTCAGTGCGAGGTCTGTAGACGGGGTATGCTGCAGATCTGCCTGACCCAGCGTATTACGGTTAGGCGTTACAATTTGATTGTAATACTTGCCGCTGCTGGCCTGCAGGCCGTTATCCAGATTTGTTAAAGTAACGGGGCCGATGGCGGTGCCGGCAGGTATGGTGGCAACAAGCGTGGATGTACTGCCAGTTACCGTAGCGGGTATTCCACCAATCAAAACCTGGTTTTTAGCCATTACAGCGTTGGCGTTATCGCAGGTGATGACCATACTGCTTCCTGCAGGACCCATGGTGGGTGAAATGGTCTTAATCACCGGCTGAAGGCTGATCTGGTTCTGGTATATAGAAATGGAATGGTTGATGGATGATCCGATGATGAGATCAGGTTTGTTATCATTATTGAGGTCTGTTATAATATTCTTCATCGGTGTATCTTTGGCAGCAAATAATTGCTCGCTGTCAAATGAAATGAGCGGGCCTGTGCTACGGTTTAATAGCAGACCTGCGTTGAAACCTGTACCTGTTTGAAGGGAATAGCTGACAAGGATATCCGGACTTTTATCACCGTTCATATCGGCCATTGACATACGTATCGGGGCGCCGGAAACTTTAATGGGACTTAGTTCTCGAAAGATCAGTTCCTGATTGCCATCCAATGCCGGCTGCATGATGCCAAGGGAATGCATGTTACCATAGGCTAATATAAGTTCGGGTTTACCATCCTGGTTAAAGTCATAAAACAGGATATCCGAAGGCGATTCTGCGACCGAATATTTCCTGTAATTGCCAAAGGCATATTTGCCCACGCCATCAACTGTTCCCTTTACTACGAAGAACACGGGTATACCGGTTAAACTGCCAATAATGTCCGGAATTCCATCCGCATCTATATCCTGCACATATAGATTTCGGAATTGATCGTTAATGTTTAGTGTCAGGGGACTAAAAGTTACGTCAGTGCCCACTGATGTATTTTGGAGTAATGTTATCTGACCACTACCCTTACTGCCCACCAGGATATCCACCAGACCATCCCCGTTAATGTCGGTAACAACCAGGTTGTTTATAGGAATGCCGGCATTAAACGTCCTGTTCACCCGCAAAAGATTGTCGCCATTATTATACATGACAAGAATCTGGGGACTATCTCTCAGGCCAACCACGAGGTCAGGATAGCCATCACGGTTGATGTCGCCAGTGGCAAGCACTATTTCATTGCCATAGGCGGTCATGTCGGTCGTAGAAATGAAAGGCTGGAAGGCGATATTTGTACTGGTGCTATTGTTCAGACGTAATGTTATACCAGGATAATATGCAGTTCCATTGGCCGTAATCAGGTCTGGTTTTCCATCTCTGTTTACATCCAGCAAAACGAAATCATTGATGGCACCATCAATGAGACCATCCGACAGATGATCATATAACTTGAAGTCGCGGGAACCAAAAGTTGTTTTTGCCGGAGAGATAAGCGGTACAAACCTGGTACTGCTTTGAGCCATATAACCGGTGGAGGGGTTTGTTACGGTAATATAGTCATAGTCTGCACCATCCGGCACCTTTACCATTATAAAGTCGTTGGTGGCTGTGATAACACTGGCCTTTTTATTTCCAAAAAATACAACATTGTTGAGTCCGAGGTTTTGACCATTGATGGTGATCACATCTCCGGCTTTCCCTTCATTGGGTACAACGCTGGTGATACTGATGTTTTGTGCATAAATTTTTACAGAAGAACATAGGAAGAAAAATAACAATAGAGGAAGTCGCATCCTTGCAGACCACGTGTTCGGGAGATTTGGTGCCATTAGTTGGGATTGAATTAGCCGGCAAAGCTAAATATATTCTTTTGATAGATATATGTGTTATTTGTAAAGTGATGATTTTAGGGAGCGAAATGCTTGTTTTTATGGATAAGCGTAAATGCAAACGGCCGGGAGATCCTACCCCGGCCGCTTGTAGGAATTTTTAAAGTTATCAAGATAATAGATATAACTACTACGATTAACCGTAGCAGTTATACAATACTATTGGTTATTGCAACACAATCGTTACCCTTCTGTTCTTCCTTCTGTTTTCTTCTGAAGTATTCGGTACCAGCGGATGGGCTTCTCCTTCAGATTTAGTTTCAATCCTGGAAGCCGCCACCCCTTTGCTGACCAGGTAAGCCGCTGCTGCTTTGGCTCTGGCTTCACCCACTTTCATGTTGGCCGCCTGACTACCAATATCACAGGTATGTCCGATGATGAGGATATTCACATCCGGGTAGCTGCTTAAAATGTTAGCAACACTATCCAGTTGTTCTTTTGCGCCATCCGGAACTTCTATCTGTCCCAGTTTACCGAATATCATTGGCCGGTTGATCACCGCAACTTCTGCCGGGGTGATTTCTTTCTTAACTGGCACCGGCAGCATTTTCTGCTCTTCTTTCACCACGTGTTCCAACCTTATCATTATAGCGAATTCACAGTCTAAAATATACGGCGGCAGTGATCCGGCCCTGACTTATACTACAAACGGCCTGATTTCCGGCGATCAACTCTCGGGCATATTAACCAGAGATGCAGGTGAAAACGCCGGACAGTATAGTATTAAAAGCGGATAAAGATATAAGTATTTTTTATAGAGATTTAAATGTTATTGGTAAATAGGTGGTTTTCCGGGAGGGAAGGGGTGTTTTTCCCGGTGAGTGCAAAAAAAATGGCCAACATTGCTGCTGGCCGTAAGTATTTAGAACACAATATCCATCAGCGGATATTTTTTATAATCAGGTAGATAGAAGTGCCACCACTCGGTGCTGCTGCCCTTGAACCCGGCTGCTTTCATGGTATCGCGCAATAATTTGCGGTTAGCCGTTACAGTTGGGTCCTTTGGCTGGTAGTTCTGGTGTGCCTTGAAAGTAAAATCGTCGAAGTCGGTGGGCATGGCTACGGGCTTACCGGTTTTCAGGTCTACCATGCTGAGGTCTACGGCTACGCCGCGGTTATGCCCGGAGCCTTTCCTTGGGTCGGCAGCATAGAGATCATTCGGGACGATCTTAAACATCAGCTCTGTACAGCGATAGGGGCGGTATGCGTCATATATCAGCAGTCCATAACCTTGCTGGTGCAGGATGTCCTGTACCTTTTTCAGTGCCACCGCTGCAGGCCGGCGTAGATATATCGACGTGTTGTTGTCGGGATATAATATCTGGTGGGTGAAGTTATTGGTAGTGGCATAACGCACATCTTTCTTAATACCCGGAATATACTTTTCGAGATTTACCAGTTCCTGTGCATTGTCTTTCTTCACCAGCTGTTCATATTGTTTTTTGTCTGTCAGCACTGCCAGGCCGTATTTATTCAACGGTATCTGTTGTGCGCCGGCGGTAATGAAACAGGTGACAGCCGCTGCAAGTAAAAGGAGGCTTTTATAAAGTTTTATCATCATGGTTTATTCCGGTCTGTTAAGGATATCGGTTTATACAAATATAAGTCCAAACAGCCCTGGTATTTTATTTACCGGCAACTTTATCATTTAAGGCTTTGATATTTTCTTCCTGCTGTAATAGTCTTTTGTTTAGTTCGATGATGTATAGCGTAAGTTCTTCTACCTTTTGTACCAGTTGTCTGTTTACTGCGGCAACATCCTGGCCGTTCTGTTCTACTTCAGCAGCTGCCGGGAAACCTGGCAGGTGCTGGTGTTCGCGGATATAGTCTTCCAGAGAACCCAGCGATGGCAGTTGATAATCGGTAGTAAAAACATAGTCTGGCCATTTAGCATTTTCTTTGACTACAACCCTCGTAAATACGGCACTTCCGTTGACGGCGAATTTATAGCCTTTGGCATCGGTGGTACCAACACATACGGCGCCGTTGCTTTTTACCATTAACATGGGGTTTCCGTAGTTTGACACTGACAAAACGTTATTATTTGTTAATGTACCGTCGCCAGTTTTTGAGCGTGCATCCAGCAAAATGGCAGCAGAAAATACGTCAGCCCCGGAAGGAACAACATCGGCTGCCTGACCAATGACATATAATCCGTAAGGTGTAGTGGGAGCCTGTGAGCGTCCTGTTATAAGTGGTATATAACTATCTGCGCCAGGAGCGGCATTTCCAAATATAAGTGCTGCGTTGCTGGAGTGAATGCCGGCTTTTGTAATTTCCTGCATATTCAGCTCAGAAGAATTAATCGATAGTGTTGCGTTTGGTTGTTTGGTACCAATACCTATTTTGCCTGTATTCGTGATTCGCAGACGTTCTTTTAATGAATCAACCCCACCGCCATTAGATGTGAGGAATACAAGGTCCATACCTTGGATCAGTGAGTAGGTTCCCCAAAGATTAATCCTTTCCGCCCTGATACGCGCTCCGGTCTGATTCTGGGCAACATCACGGTAGCCTGCGAAATCGATATTATAGGCCCCGGGCATGCCAAACAAGGGTACGTCACGGTTACCCTGATCGTTGGGTCTTCCTATCCTGATAGTGGATACGTTTGAATCTGTGACGTTGGCACCGATGTGTAGTTTGGCGGCCATGAGCGTACTGTCAAGGCCAATTCCCACGCTTCCTGGGAAAACCTGTTTCTGGGCATAGGCGGCTGTA
This window of the Chitinophaga sp. Cy-1792 genome carries:
- a CDS encoding OmpA family protein; amino-acid sequence: MIRLEHVVKEEQKMLPVPVKKEITPAEVAVINRPMIFGKLGQIEVPDGAKEQLDSVANILSSYPDVNILIIGHTCDIGSQAANMKVGEARAKAAAAYLVSKGVAASRIETKSEGEAHPLVPNTSEENRRKNRRVTIVLQ
- a CDS encoding MBG domain-containing protein, whose protein sequence is MISFLTGTGSIFCSSFTTCSNLIIIANSQSKIYGGSDPALTYTTNGLISGDQLSGILTRDAGENAGQYSIKSG
- a CDS encoding M15 family metallopeptidase — translated: MMIKLYKSLLLLAAAVTCFITAGAQQIPLNKYGLAVLTDKKQYEQLVKKDNAQELVNLEKYIPGIKKDVRYATTNNFTHQILYPDNNTSIYLRRPAAVALKKVQDILHQQGYGLLIYDAYRPYRCTELMFKIVPNDLYAADPRKGSGHNRGVAVDLSMVDLKTGKPVAMPTDFDDFTFKAHQNYQPKDPTVTANRKLLRDTMKAAGFKGSSTEWWHFYLPDYKKYPLMDIVF
- a CDS encoding MBG domain-containing protein; amino-acid sequence: MAPNLPNTWSARMRLPLLLFFFLCSSVKIYAQNISITSVVPNEGKAGDVITINGQNLGLNNVVFFGNKKASVITATNDFIMVKVPDGADYDYITVTNPSTGYMAQSSTRFVPLISPAKTTFGSRDFKLYDHLSDGLIDGAINDFVLLDVNRDGKPDLITANGTAYYPGITLRLNNSTSTNIAFQPFISTTDMTAYGNEIVLATGDINRDGYPDLVVGLRDSPQILVMYNNGDNLLRVNRTFNAGIPINNLVVTDINGDGLVDILVGSKGSGQITLLQNTSVGTDVTFSPLTLNINDQFRNLYVQDIDADGIPDIIGSLTGIPVFFVVKGTVDGVGKYAFGNYRKYSVAESPSDILFYDFNQDGKPELILAYGNMHSLGIMQPALDGNQELIFRELSPIKVSGAPIRMSMADMNGDKSPDILVSYSLQTGTGFNAGLLLNRSTGPLISFDSEQLFAAKDTPMKNIITDLNNDNKPDLIIGSSINHSISIYQNQISLQPVIKTISPTMGPAGSSMVITCDNANAVMAKNQVLIGGIPATVTGSTSTLVATIPAGTAIGPVTLTNLDNGLQASSGKYYNQIVTPNRNTLGQADLQHTPSTDLALNFKPYYLLSADFDNDGKPDLMAANFGFALNPLSFQFFTNSSSNKALSFTPTTTQPFTNSSYSATGQPAIADFDGDGKIDVVFPGYNNSAGDAIVYANTGTMSNWPVAGTFPVGIPSDFTDGVDIDGDGLADIFTASVSTGEIAILRNTSTAKGSFAFVKATLQNSRPVGFSQQFAKLVDIDGDNKPDIVSLDINRAYFYVWRNTSTPGNISFATPSQFGTIARPQNISIADVDGDGKQDVVIQYAANVFVYLNASFSGSPSFAPAISMPSANSSIVTVGDINGDGYPDLITGNTAAPFINAYANYGAPGPRGFNTAGITVNDAGDRPYSFVTGDFNRDGRTDVVAALANSSVLKTYLANIVTAPTSPANNIVLSNITDATATISWTNGNGEKRAVFVKAQATDNAAPANGIEYTANTIFKSGGQIGTSGWYCVYTGTGNTVNISGLTGGSSYTVMVAEYNTGGIAGNAFYQTATANDNPASFTTKVANLPCDVATSQTNGVSMDCSLCTVLNPTNGADKDSTTYSILMTLVGTSPGSIFQTLKFPEAGTSDDIIKLKLGILNTTISSGMLNNIKINTENGGVSNNDVVTLGSSSSALSVVVEGGLIYVKYKPGKNFDAITITTSGSNPSLNIYYATKLVASPVVTPDPAIICTGITTINLTATSLNATIDWYDLPSDGIKLGTSGSGLPFTTPTITATTTYYVQATRTSNGCVNTVRTPVTVTVGNKPVLTKQPADTAAIIGILASFSLEATAAGGIKGYQWQINTGTGFKSVTDAGAYSGTTTGTITIKSPTAGMSGYQFRPIVTGLCGSVYGNIATLTVGKGDQTISFNQFINGSTVNTTYGVATFSAAAKSTSNLSITYSSNNPDVATIDNNGNVTITGAGDVTIQASQAGNASYNEAVPATLNIHVVPASLTITAENTTKTYGSPEPEIQYTVAGLIGNDKMTGVPGRTPGENAGNYQMTLGTLYAGSNYYLVLSSGTYFTITPQDLIVTPDHQNKVYGTNDPVLTYTVTGLLGNDQLTGNLEREVGENIGTYYLKPGNLTAGANYVLDIAPQTLVITPAQLAVKAIATGKTYGEDDPELEYTVDGLVNNDRLSGTLSRTAGENAGAYPISQGTLTSSPNYSINFTGDNFTIAPATVTVTAAPATKIYGYSDPQFLFTATGLLNNDVVTGMPARITGENAGNYNITQGTLNGGINYTINFIGNTLEIIPAGVTVTATLQSKVYGESDPAFSYTSTGLLGNDQFTGALSRTSGENAGSYDITAGTLSAGNNYTITFNSNKLNITPAALTITADPKTKVYGTTDPALTYTTSGLLNSDPLSGTLGRNAGEQVGDYAITQGSVSAGNNYIITFYTRNLSITPAALSINADAKSKTYGTSDPALTYTITGITNGDQLSGKLSRDPGENAGSYSITQGSLSAGNNYTITFNNGKFDITPAALTVTATTKTKVYGTNDPALTYTSTGLINNDLISGILNRDAGENVGQYNITQGSLSAGNNYNISFNSSKLDITPAALSITADAKSKVYGTSDPALTYATIGLVAGDQFTGALTREAGENTGLYNITQGSLSAGNNYNITFNSNKLNITPAALSISADAKSKVYGTSDPALTYATTGLVPGDQLTGALTRDGGENTGQYSITHGSLSAGNNYTISFTGNKLTINTAALTVTADVKTKVYGTGDPALTYTASGLLNSDKLSGALSRNTGENVGDYAITQGSLSAGNNYTITFNTRNLSITPAALSINADAKSKTFGTSDPALTYTTTGLITGDQLSGKLSRDAGENAGSYAITKGTLSAGNNYTATFTGNTFTINKATQTITWSQTLSLGCDGNTSIQLNAAASSGFPVSYQINNTTLATINGSTLTATGSGAGVISASQAGDNNYEAAVTVTNNVNILLPSMVRQHWNDVLMFDNTNNNYLTWQWYKNNTAVTGATSQYFNENGALNGIYYVMATDKNGNQVQSCPINVSASGSVSGGISVAPNPVAKGATATVTSRYTEVQLNGAMLLITDITGKTIAQYKTVLPVMQVKMPMDGGFYIVTLLFTNGQKATTNVIVN